The DNA sequence atgatggtgaaatgagcattaggtccacacttacctataaatggtggagaaaaatggaaatgtactaaattttacacattttcctactccggctaggagaaaccaagccaagcaaggaagaaggagcggctgcctgaccaaatgaactttaaatgagctgaaactttccagatccattctagacacccaaaggaacatttcatatgaagagtgcaagatccagatagaagtggaaggccttcaaaagatcggtccaaagttctgactaaaagacgaaaactgaAAGTCGGACCTTAACGTATTCTGGAATCATTTCCGGCCAAAATACCTTTCTAAAagatctgaaattttaccagggtaatctacattcatgggggaatatttgttatgaagaagtcttgggcagaatctaaactttcggtggagataaaattgaagtaaatgagtaggaaatccatcatcatcatcacccaaaaacattccatgttttagggtgtaatcatcatgttttctccatcatttctcacactaatccaccatcatcatcacccaaaaacattccatgttttagggtgtaatcatcatgttttctccatcattactcacactaatttactccatcttttccaatttcactcttctttctcttccctatataaacaccttctcctctcactctaaaacacattccttcatccatttcatcttctttatctctccatttcctctccatatttctttttcattctctagttttcttgttcttcattttcaagccaagagaaagagaagccatgcaatacatcaatttcctaaccgccatccacccttgtgtcgtccctagaagattgcttgctttcaaggatcttcaagttcttcgtctcaaggctttatcattcatctttcaaggtgtattatattctttctcttgttttctttgtttgattttgtaagactatgaattctagttaacaaacaatgttaagggcaaagtttaaagcccgtttatatgttttgaaataaagttgtaatttctttgtgttgatttctatgttgcttatgtgagattgcttaattgattttggtttatagaaaacttttatatgtatgtgttctttggtggccaacttgggatatatgcatgtaattggtgctagaattaggtaaacaattcacctaatagttttgtgaacctatttcataagtagtaaaggctttggacaaaagtcgaaatcaattaaggaggattgcaaatagatgaactttttcatactaggttgtgcactttggttgacatcctttctttgttcttcatgcattgaatgtgttcttgattagctagctttctagactatgattgcatgttcaataggattgatttaggtgctttcacttagatcaattattcaaggaaagtaaaatatgggaaatagtttgcttattaacgtttcacatggtcaacttatttctcatgacattagataatcaactatacgaattgtaattggatttcattcatatggaattggttttgatctttgtttcttatgtttcattcttgtacatgtgtttttatattttctttattttatttattttaattttcaattctataatccaaaaacaaaatccccccttttttcgtaaataatgtttatagttttgaatatatttgtgaatattatactttgttttaattttaattgtttaattgtttgacaatgacaggtgtaccctcaatccccggaatagaacgatccctatttgcttatactactaacgatattttcagggttaaattatgcgcttgcttttaagtGCATcattaacgcataataactttataattttctaatccaaccattcatattGTGTAACGTAATataaagattagctctgtaaaaaatcaatcaaattgaaaaccatttagttgttcatttctatgaaatacatggacggttcattaTACTAGTAGTAAGTGTTCTTAGAACCAtcaatttgtttgattcaattagataactaaacgatttccgattcgattgattttttacagagatgatctttaaaggataATTTAAGATATAGACCATTGGatgataaatttattaagtaaaaatatgttaatcgatAACGGGGGTGAATATGTTCATTCACCCTAGGataaacctaagaattgttcataATAATATATGGAAGgcactgcattcattcagtcctGGGGCTAGCTAGACAATATAtttaaattaaagaaaacatcacaaatggtgtatgaactttaggcatttctacactttggtgtaccaactttcataactatcagaattgtgtatcaagtttgctcaaatctttcattttggtgtacgccgttaaattttccgttatcttaaaaaaaataaaaaaactaacaaagctaaaggaaagataacggatttttttttttttttgcaaagataacggaaaatttaacggagtacaccaaaatgaaagattggagcaaacttgatacaccattctgatagttatgaaagttggtacaccaaagtgtagaaatgcctaaagttcatacaccatttgtgaagaTATCCCTTTAAATTACGACAAACCACCCACTAAGACCAAACAACTAAAGGTCTAAACACATTCTAATAATTCTtagggaaaacatcacaaatggtgtatgaactttaggcacttctacactttggtgtaccaactttcataactatcataatggtgtatcaagtttgctccaatctttcattttggtgcacgccgttaaattttccgttatctttaccaaaaaaaaaaaaaaactgacaaagctaaaggaaagataacggatttatttatttatttttttacaaagATAACGAAAAATTTAATGGCGTACatcaaaatgaaagattggagcaaacttgatataTCATTCTGATAGTcatgaaagttggtacaccaaagtgtagaaatgtCTAAAGTTCATACATCATTTGTGAAGATATCCATAATCCTTGCGTATATACAATAAATATTCTCATcgtgtataaaaaaaaaaatttagtgtgGCTTTACTTTACTTAACAAATCGCTTCTATATTCCACCTACTAAATGcctttttttgtaaataattcaGTTCCAAATTCTGTCACACCTAAAGTGTCTACTTAAGTCTACGTTTTTCAATCTAGATTTGACTAATTGTCCAAATATatagttggttttgttttgttagaTTGATTATTGGCAACCACATGTGTAGCACATAGGGTTTACTTTTCTTCATGAGGTCAGTATCAcgtcaaaatacaaaaataattGTCTAAATAAACTTATAACATAATAAATTGACTCAATGCAATTGTAGACTAGTTTATCAACTTTATATAATGACAATCTTGTAAGTTGTAAACTAACACACACTATAACTTTGTACCACTGTATGAATCAAACCTAGTCTCATTATTCCAGGGCTGagttaactaattaattaatacgACTCATCAACTAAGTGATTTAGGATTATTCTTTTGATTGTATAGCGTGCATGCTTGCCAAAACGCtatgagaaaattataactACAGCAAGGGAAAATATCCATAAGAAAACTCTGAATCGCGTTTAGGTTTTTGAAGTATAGATGGAATCATGGAAATCACTACTGATCATCTAGCAAGCTAAGCAGATAATTCCAATTCCAGCTCTactgaaaatgcaaaactccaGAAATAGTAAAGATTCCTGAAATAGTAAATTAGAGAACCATTATCATCATTTGTTTGAGAGTGAGACATTAAAGTCTTAGCGTATCGTAGTGACCACAGAAGCAATAATCACATTATTCTGGCAATGCGTGCATGGTCCATAGATCGATCAGAGGATAGAGGGCAGGCCCAGCAGTACTGGTTCTCTCTGTTATAAGATACCACAGTAACCTTTTCCACCCACTTCTCTTCCAAGTCAAAACAGAATTATAAAGAATGAGCACTTCTACAGAATACTGTATTTATATTCTAGTCTTTACAGAATACTGTACATTTATATTTTACGTAATCTAACCGATATgggtttgaaattttgaattgttcAAACATGGTCCTTTTAGTTACAGAGAAGCAGGTCCGAAATCGCTGACCAACTAGGCAACTACTAAAATGTCATGAATTCACCACCAGCTTTCATTTGATTAATCAAATGCAGCAGTAACTCGATCTGTTATTCCACATTGAAGCTCCTATTCATATTGCTTtgctaattaatcaattaatccTTTCTTTTGAGGAGCAACACATAAATAGCAcataaaatttcaaaacttACATAAATGACACTTTCATAATTTTATTTGACATGGATATTACGTGAGCATGGCAAAACTTATATTTAGGTTTCAATTGGTGAACACGTAAAACCTTCGGCACCAATTTGAGTATAGCATGCAATTATCCATAACTTACACGTCTTAAGTAACTTGATAGTTTCAGACTTGGAGAGTTTGAATCTATATATAGCCTGCCCTTTGATAGTGTTGATAATCTATAGTAGCCTTCCATCAAACTTTTAGTAAGcaattgaagaattttttgTTACGTAGCAATAAAGTGCTCCGTAAAATTGTGATGAAAAATGTTCGTAGAAATGTCTTATAAAAATTGTAAGAGACACAGGTCAAGGTAAAACTCCATCCTTAATTTGATCATAGCACGTCTTGCAAGAAAACAATTCACCACCAACTACCTCTGGTCATGAGGGTTATGTCCAAGACTCTGATGATGAATGCGTTCATAATTTTCTTATCACTGATGGTGGATTTAGTTTAAAGTCTTCAGCACTTATTATTTAATTCCAGGATGTAATTAACTAACTCGTACTCACTAATTGAATAAGAACTGGTGGGGTGAAGGTTTGTCGGACCAAGTACGTCCATAAAAACATGATTAGATCGCTCAAAACTAGATTTTACATTTTGTCCCTTCGAATAAACAAGACTTTGGTTTAAACTAGTGTTTAATTTCGCATCCAGCATTCACATGCATGTTTGGTTAATCCAAATTTGTATTGAGGGTGAAGTATGCAAGtttatattcttttttattttaaaagacCAATAAAGACAGCTTCCCTTTTggtctttctttgttttcttcttcctttgggtCTAATGCAGAATTATGCTCCCAATTCCCGACTTAAATCGCAGTATCTTACTCTAGGAAAAGACTTATAGATCTCTCACAGTACAACTGGCCAGAAACAAAACATCCCATAGTACAAAAATGGCATTTACCTATTGGAAACTTCTGTTTGATAAAAGGCAAGGCCGGAGCAATTAAGACTGCACATACAGTACTGCACTATATTATTGAACTCAAAACATTTTgtggtttttttgtttgttttccctTTCTTGATGGTACTCTTTCATATGATGCGACAATGCGAGTCTTATAGACTTGTATATGTTGGCAGTATCATAATCTCACTTCACTTGGCAGACTGAGAAATGAGTTGAAATTGGATTAACATCGGTGTCTTTTGAGTGAAGATAATTTCTCAATGTTTTTATAGTTTTGTACGTGACCTTATTACTGAAAAATTATGTATCGATGAGTTCAGACTTAGTCTTAATAATTTCCAAATTTGGCCTTCTATGTTGAATTTACATGTTTTTAGTTTAACGTCATATAACTCAGTTGCTCGTCGGTCTTATGACTAGTAAATTGTCTAATGGGGAGTTTACGTTTACATATTTCGTCAACTACCCTCAACAAACCGAAATCACACGATATATGCACTTGATTTATACTTTTGCATCCGTGAGGGTTTCAACTTTGATGTTTAAATTTACAGCTCTCCTATTTACCCTTAGGTTACTGAACATTGGTCAGTTTGATCTATGAGATCATATTAGAAGTAATTACAGTTAATTTATCTTGTATCCCATTATTTGTTGGGTGGTGGTGAGTTATTTATATTCTCCTCGAGTCCTTGGTATATTGGATTATATCTCCCCACTGGTCCCATTTTGCTCTGTGTGAAGTTGCCATCATCTTCCAGGGTACAGACTACAGAAGCACAGAAATCTCCCAAAGTTGGTCCAGATATCTTCGATTAGGAAATCTCAACAGTAGAGGGACCATTCATCACCCTCAACTCGTCATCAAGCTAATAATACACCTTCTTAACTAAGTATATATATGTGCTCTTAATCAATACACCTTCAGAATTTCAAAGCAGAAATTCAAAGACTGAAAAAGAAAACGCAGAATTTCGGTAGCCGTCCCCATTTATTGGTAACTGTTTTAAGCAAAAGCAGTTAAAGCACCCATGAAGTTCCTTTTCAAAAGCCACACTGTGGCACTGCCCCAAGGGGTAAAGGACACATGGGTAGAACAGTAATTTCCAAAACTTTCCCGCGCTGACTACAAGCAACGCTGTCATCGACAGTGTAACTGAATTATGGAGGAGGAGAAGTACACTCCCTAGCTATTGAGATTATTGCTTCTTCCTTTTGTGTTATTGAAGCTAGAGACACAAATCCAACTCACTCAAACAAGATTTCAATTCAAAGTTTTTGTTAAGTCTTGTCTTTGTTTGGTTcctaaagagaaaacaaaaagcaGACAGcttcaaataataataattggaagaaaacaagagaaacggAAAAAACCCCATTCCTTTTCATCTCTTCGATCTGCTCACCCCTAGAGAAAATGAAGCCAACAGTGGTAGGTTTGGTTTCATTCAAGCATGTCCAAAGAGAGCCAATTTTGTTGCAAATACATTTTGCATATTTTCATCACACGCTCAAGATATTGAAAAAAGATTTGGAACCATTCTCTTTATAGAGGTTTCTCGACTTTTAACTTCATCCACGTAGGATCAAGGTTGCAACAGTTGAGGACATCGTTCTGTAATTTTTCTGTATAGCGAAACTTTCCCCCCCCCCCTGTGTTCTCTCCcatcacttttttttctttttctgtttttccctCTCCATTTCCCCTGTCATTGGAGCAGAGCTTATTAGCTTGTGTCACTCTCACAAGGAGAGGGAGAGACCATTGATGAGCTCTGTCATTAGCTCTAACTAGGCCCGAGTGTTGCTGGATCTGATGAGAAATTAATTTGGACAACTCTGTGGTGATGATCTTTACAATATTCACTAAATTTCCTCCTCTTGATGTCCCTCTCCAATTTTAAAGTGGTAATGCTGGTCACTGTGGTTCTTCCACTGTCTGCAGAGCATGAAAAAGTATGATCCAACACATTGGCCGGTGTCACTGAGCTAGACACCATCTCCAAGACTGAATCGTACTCATCTACCACACTGTCTTGCATACAATTGTAGCATTGCAGCAAAGTTATCTACCCaagaaacaagaaagtaaaTTACCTATAATTAATGTGAACGATTGTATTGGTTATAACTTATAAAGAAGGGTGCTTAGTTATTTACCTTGTTTACATAGGAACAGTTGGATAGTGCTTTTTTAAAGCAGGGACATTGCATTGGGAATAACTCATGAGAAGCAGAGAGGAGAGCAGAGGCTGCAATTATTGATGgcttgaacacaaaaagcttcATATCTGCAAAACAACCAAATACAAGAAAAGTCATGAACATTTTCATGGTGGAGAAGTGTATGACAAAAATGTGAACTCATGATTCTCATAAGGGTTCTATACCATTTTGAGCTTTGAGGATGATCTGGGTAGCTCTGGCTTTGAGAGCTTGCCTCAACGGAGGATCTTCAAGCTTGaacaaagaaatgaagaagagaatgaaAGAGAAGGGAGTTATGGACCGCATTCTCCATTTTAGAGCTCCCAAAATCAGGAACTCCGTTCTCTCTATCGTTCGAGTATCAAAAATGATACCTCCGTCACTCTGTATATACCAAAATTCTCATCAAATTTTACATGTTTCAATGAATGAAGCATTACTGATCGATCTAAAGAAAGCTGTGGTTTTGGTacctgaaaatcaagaagagaaaaatcTGTTTTCTTCATCTTGGCAGCTAAAGAAACGCAGGAGATTGCAAGGAGCTTGATGATCCAAGGCTTCGGTTGCTGCAAATGTCCCAAGCTCAGTTAGATCTCGTCAAATGATTTAAACCCCAGAAACCATTGTGCAATTGCCATTTTGGGAAGAACCCAATTAGTACAAAATGCGATTTTCGTTATCAAacgagacaaaaaaaaaaaaaaaaacagtgctTCCAAGTGTTAATCTATAGTTCTATACCAGCTTTCCTTGGCAGGACAAGAACCGATCAAGATAATTGACAGCAAGGTAGGATAAGAAGTTATCAGAGTTACAACAAAGCTGCAGCAAAAACATAATTTATGGGTCACTAAATTGGTAAATAGGACAAAATTCAAGAATTCATGTCTCTGTTCTTACAAGAATTGTACCTGTGAGATTGAAGCCATGGCTTCCCTTCGAACAGAGATGTCAAAGTCTCCAGCTTGAAGGGTTTGGAAGTAATTCTCAGATGGCATGTGATCGGATTCAATGGAGAACAGAGAAGTGACCGAGTCAGAGTGGATATCATGGGAAATTGTTAGTGGGTTTTCAAGGTCGAACTCCATGGATTTTAGTCACCCAAGTTTTTCAGGACATTTTTCGGAAGGAAGAGCAAAGCAGTGAGATAAGAAAGGCAAAGAATTtggtgttttttcttttctttgttaaaAGAAAAGGGGGTGTATGTGTGTAGTGAAGTGAGTGTGGGTGAAGACTTGAACTTCACTCCTTCACAGCTCTGTCTCTCTTATAGTGTTTTGCAAAAATGCATTGCCAGATTGGGAAAGAAAATTCGTTTGAGGGCTATGATCAGATACTTATGAGCTCAGTGTGAAGATTGGGTACCTCGAACAAGATTGGTTGGTTTAAAGgttgggtttttttttatctgatttGCTTTGACTTCTGTTATTTCAGCCAATCCGCCTCATCCACCCAAGTCTAAAcatttttaaatatttattttttagagaaTAAGAAATTTTAATGAATTAGTtcacatttcatttcataatctaataagaaaaagaaatcgaCAAAAGTAACTTCTAAAGTTTTTAAAGTCTTGTCGCGTGAGGTGTGTTCTTAATATATATGATTTTAACTAGTTTCGTGTATGATTAAGCATTTGATCgatttaattatttttgaatGAGAACAATACATACATGATAAAGTATCATGTACAATGTGTTGGAGAGtaattcatacctctaaaaatTTGATAGTTTCTTTGACCATCAAAGTTTATGTGCAGCTAAATTTCTCATTGAGTTATTTGCCAATAAGATGCATGCAAATGTGAAAGTCAACTTGAAAAATTTCCAGTTTCCAATTAAATACTTTTTACACAAGGACATGGAAATGCATGATCAACTGATCAAGAACGTCTCTAAGTTGCTCATAACAAAAAGGACTGTACTTTGGTCAATTTCAATTTGTGATTATCTTACGTAATGGGTTTATATCTTGAAAGAAGCTGGAAATAACACTCGCATTGTTTTTGCATATTTTATAGCTTTTCTTAAAAATATCGACTTCATATTGATTATTTGATAGACAGAGAGGCAACTTAATTGGAAGAAGAATGAATATGTACAAAATTTTGCATTAACCTCATCGAAGTAATCCCTAGAATTGAAGAAACCATGGAAACTAGTTGACGGCAAAATCATATCCTTTAGCCCTCAAATTCAAGCAGCACACCTCTCGATGATCAGTAAACTCAtaaaaactctgaaaattattcGACTAGTGTGTAAGGACAAGCTTGAAAGTTGCTGCTTCACACCATACAAAGTAACAACTCCCAGTGAAAGTCGATCGACTTTGACAAGTAGTAGTTTTCTGTTAATTTCATTCCatataagaaaagaagaaaatggccCCAAACAGAAacaattaatatatataattcagtCTTTTCATGTCCATGGCAGGGTGACAGCTTGAGCATATGTCCCATATTGAATGAGTCTTACCTCCTTTCTTACAAGCAGAAGAGACTAATGAAACGACAAGTCGATCTTTAAGCTGAGATAGTCCATACTGCAGACATATCACTGGAGAAAAATCAATATGATAATGCAAACTGTGTAATACAATACACAATGAGGTGTAATGGTATACAGGGTCAATGCATGAGATTAATATGCCACAGGTACGTGGAATTTAAAATTAAAGTTTCATACCATATATAGACTATGACTAAATAAAAAGATCAAAATGAAGTTTACATTTTAATTCTGTATTGTATATGGACTTGGCTCAAATTTCATACTTGAGGTTGTTACTTTgcatgactatatatatatgttagacTATTATTCTAGACCACATGTATGAACAAAATTTAAATCTTAATCTTATATAGGCTGATTAATTGGGTCACTcaattcaattttattttcagtatttttcataattttgagtgtcgaattatatataaaaaaattatttaaaaaaagaaggATTGAGTCCTCACttttcactttttttctttttttttttcatttttaggtgGGATCTCAGCTCCTTATTTTAGAATATCATCATCTTATCTAGCTGTGACTATtgcatttacacaatttttttttgctgttgtAAGTTCTCTTGTTCTTGAGGTAGTTGATTGTATAAGAAGATGTAGAGACTGTCTTCTTTCATTTcgctttgttctttttttaagGGTTGAATTGTATATGGGTGCGGCTAATAccaccctactattttctttgttcaccctacatttGATTTTTAACACCAAAATTTCTAATATTACccttgaataaaaaaataattacgaGTAAATAAACAAGACAATATAAACCTAGTACAGATCGTATACCAATCCATATTTGCAGCATTGTACAAATATCCTGGTCTCTTTCTTTCtagctatctctctctctctctctctctccactttTTCTTCTAATATTGTTAGTCGGTTCATCATAGAGCACATGCACTTTGTTGACCTGGGTTGGAGTTAATCAAGATACACAAAAGACCtgatgaaaaacaaaatcaaagtgaaCTGAGATTGaaagacaaagagagaaaatttgTGGGTGGAAAAGAATTCCATCAAATCAAGAGCTCATTGAACATCGGATCGATGAAGTCATGGagccaaggaaaaaaaatacacaagTAGAGTGCGATGGCAGGTGAGTTGTACGTTAAAGGCAGAGGTAGCTAGTAATCTAGGCTGCACAACGGGAGGTGCAGTGGCCTAGTACACTGCAAACGCTCTtgagtttatttttttatttttgaataatattttttgtttttattttataaaatttCTTAATCACAAGGTTAGTATTGGAATTTTTTAAAGAGAAATTTAGAAAAATAACCTCTTTTTAAACATGAAGTTGATTATTAACCTCTTTGtaaaaaaaactgaaatctaACCTTTTTAGAGTGTGAAAAGACATGAGTACCCAAAATGCAAAGTTCTACTTTTTCTTTGTGctcaccaccatcaccaccctgCCGCCGACGGACCACCAGCGAAACCAGATCGAACCCGTATGGATCCTACACCCCATCACAATCCCAAACCCGTATGGCCAGAAGCCTAGAAGTCAGATCGAAAATCCTTCAACCCATCACCAACCAAGGAAGCAGAACCACCAACCCGGAATCGCGTTGCTGCTCCCAACCCACCGCCTCCACACTGTTTCCTCCCACCACACCGTTTCCTCTCATCAACCCAGCGAACTGATCCCTCAATCCATCGAGCCCGACTCGCCCTCCGACCGCTGCAAAACACAACCCAGCAAGGACCCAACTCCAATCCGATCCCAACCCCATATGCATAATTGGATTTATAGAATAATGTAAATAACATAAGCCAATAAGGGCATTTAAGTACTTTTAACCTTCATTTGGGTTAGATTTCAACATGTTTAGAAAATAAGGTTAAAAGTCAATTTCATGTTCCTAAAAATGTTATTTTtctaaatttctctttttttaatgtAGGGTGAAGAGAGTAGATGGCAGGGagacaatagccgcacccattaTATATTTATCCTCATTGTTTGATAGATCCATACATTTGATCTATATGTTACTAAAAATTCTACTCCATTTCAATATGCGATGTTTCAACTTTTTCAGAAGACTTAACTCAAATAAAAGTAAactaatatgattaaaaaatcaAGAACATCCTATGCTCAAAAACATAAAAGATTTGTATGAGTGGCTGATAACGCATGGCATGACATGTTATTATCATTGTGGCAAGTATTATGTCATATGATATATGTGTATTAGGAACTAGTATGCTACTAATTTCCTCATATGTTGGTAATTGACTTTTTAAATTGGCCAGTAATACTCAAATAATGAGTGACATTcgcaactagctagctagcttaattATGTAGAAAACCATTAATGCAAAGGTCCTATTCATGCAACCACTTATATATTAGCCAAAATAAGTATGATTAATTAGGCCAGCCTTAATCAGGGTAAGTGAAACTGACTGAGGCtaataatttatatatacacTTGCATATGATATGATCGATATGATCACATATGATTATTACTGTATGACAAACATAGCAGAGTAGCAGACCCCTTATAGGACCGTATTTTCATCATTAAGAACTTTCTAAATCAAAGCCTGCTGGTTTTTATATACGAGTTTATGTCCCCTGTACGTAGCAGTAGCTAGCCGATCGAAATCGTGGTCCCTTCGATAATACTCTTATCTGTTCTTCAACGCCATTGATCAAACCGAAGCCCTAATCAGAACGCAGCTGCCATATATAATAATTATGTGAGGAATATCAGTCTCGCTCAAAAAGCCAAACATTCATATCAAACTGAAAAAAAAGGCCCCAAATGTACCAACTCTTTTGAAATTATTCACCAATCCCATTAATTCTTTGACCTAAATATCGTTACCTAAACTTCCTTTCACTATCTACCCCCATCGATCGATCATCTTTATATAACTTAAAGTCATTAACAGACAAAATGCcagttaattaattattacCCCAATATTGTACCACATCCTGACTGTATTTTTTTCATATACATAGCTGTTATTCATGGACTTTTTAGacgattttgagtttttttttttttttttgagaatggacGACTTTGAGTTAAAGAAAGAAGATATGAAAATATAATAAGACCGAATATGTAGTCCTAGCTATAtaatttgaagaagaaaaatatgcgcGTACTTACTGATCTGAGTATAACGGGAGAAAAAAATGTTGAATTGGAGAAAAGAGGTCCTCCCCTAGCTGGTTGATCATAATTAGACCGTAATGCAAAATAATAGATTATTATTTTGCCTATGATCAATTATAAACTTAGCAGTGTCCTTTCAAACTTTCGTTTCAGTAAAGTGTGATGGGAAATTTGATGACCCTTTGATTATTATTtcaaattaattatttggttggACCAATAAGTACAATACATGAGCCTATCACAGGGTGTAATAGATGTACAAAATATTATTTCGATGTATATGTATCTTCATTGGCTTTTAATGCTTGTAGTAAACTATTGATGAAGTTGTGTCGTGTTGCTCTTACGACAGTataataatttttgtttctaatTGAAGATTTATATGCTTCGTTCAATGTGGGAGGTCGTTACTGTACTTGGAACATTGTGCTTAcgatgaa is a window from the Rosa chinensis cultivar Old Blush chromosome 2, RchiOBHm-V2, whole genome shotgun sequence genome containing:
- the LOC112189549 gene encoding putative cyclin-D6-1 — encoded protein: MEFDLENPLTISHDIHSDSVTSLFSIESDHMPSENYFQTLQAGDFDISVRREAMASISQLCCNSDNFLSYLAVNYLDRFLSCQGKLQPKPWIIKLLAISCVSLAAKMKKTDFSLLDFQSDGGIIFDTRTIERTEFLILGALKWRMRSITPFSFILFFISLFKLEDPPLRQALKARATQIILKAQNDMKLFVFKPSIIAASALLSASHELFPMQCPCFKKALSNCSYVNKITLLQCYNCMQDSVVDEYDSVLEMVSSSVTPANVLDHTFSCSADSGRTTVTSITTLKLERDIKRRKFSEYCKDHHHRVVQINFSSDPATLGPS